The Macaca thibetana thibetana isolate TM-01 chromosome 19, ASM2454274v1, whole genome shotgun sequence genome has a segment encoding these proteins:
- the LRG1 gene encoding leucine-rich alpha-2-glycoprotein isoform X1: protein MASWSRQRPESPGGFQPHLSRTLFLLLLLAASACGVTLSPKDCQVFRSDHGSSISCQPPAKIPSYLPADTVHLAVEFFNLTLLPATLLQGASKLQELHLSSNRLESLSPEFLRPVPQLRVLDLTRNSLTGLPPGLFQASATLDTLVLKENQLEVLEASWLHGLKALRHLDLSGNCLRKLPPGLLANFTLLRTLDLAENQLETLPPHLLQGPLQLERLHLEGNKLQELGKDLLVPQPDLRYLFLNGNKLARVAAGAFQGLRQLDMLDLSNNSLASVPEGLWTSLGQPNRDMRDGFDISSNPWICDQNLSDLYRWLQAQKDKMFSQNDTRCAGPEAMKGQTLLAVAESQ from the exons ATGGCCTCTTGGAGCCGACAGCGACCCGAAAG CCCAGGGGGCTTTCAACCCCATCTTTCTAGAACCCTGTTCCTGCTGCTGCTATTGGCGGCCTCAGCCTGTGGGGTCACCCTGAGCCCCAAAGACTGCCAGGTGTTCCGCTCAGACCATGGCAGCTCCATCTCCTGCCAACCACCTGCCAAAATCCCCAGCTACCTGCCAGCCGACACTGTGCACCTGGCCgtggagttcttcaatctgaccCTCCTGCCAGCCACCCTCCTCCAGGGCGCTTCTAAGCTCCAAGAATTGCACCTCTCCAGCAACAGGCTGGAAAGCCTCTCACCCGAGTTCCTGCGGCCAGTGCCGCAGCTGAGGGTGCTGGATCTAACTCGAAACTCCCTGACCGGGCTGCCCCCAGGCCTCTTCCAGGCCTCAGCCACCCTGGACACCCTGGTGTTGAAAGAAAACCAGCTGGAGGTCCTGGAGGCCTCGTGGCTGCACGGTCTGAAAGCCCTGAGGCATCTGGACCTGTCTGGGAACTGCCTCCGGAAACTGCCCCCTGGGCTGCTGGCCAACTTCACCCTCCTGCGCACCCTTGACCTTGCGGAGAACCAGTTGGAGACCTTGCCCCCTCACCTTCTGCAGGGTCCGCTGCAGTTAGAACGGCTACATCTAGAAGGCAACAAATTGCAAGAACTGGGAAAGGATCTCCTCGTGCCGCAGCCAGACCTGCGCTACCTTTTCCTGAACGGCAACAAGCTGGCCAGGGTGGCAGCCGGTGCCTTCCAGGGCCTGCGGCAGCTGGACATGCTGGACCTCTCCAATAACTCGCTGGCCAGTGTGCCCGAGGGGCTCTGGACATCCCTAGGGCAGCCAAACCGGGACATGCGGGATGGCTTTGACATCTCCAGCAACCCCTGGATCTGTGACCAGAACCTGAGCGACCTCTATCGTTGGCTTCAGGCCCAAAAAGACAAGATGTTTTCCCAGAATGACACGCGCTGTGCTGGGCCTGAAGCCATGAAGGGCCAGACGCTCCTGGCAGTGGCCGAGTCCCAGTGA
- the LRG1 gene encoding leucine-rich alpha-2-glycoprotein isoform X2, which translates to MASWSRQRPERTLFLLLLLAASACGVTLSPKDCQVFRSDHGSSISCQPPAKIPSYLPADTVHLAVEFFNLTLLPATLLQGASKLQELHLSSNRLESLSPEFLRPVPQLRVLDLTRNSLTGLPPGLFQASATLDTLVLKENQLEVLEASWLHGLKALRHLDLSGNCLRKLPPGLLANFTLLRTLDLAENQLETLPPHLLQGPLQLERLHLEGNKLQELGKDLLVPQPDLRYLFLNGNKLARVAAGAFQGLRQLDMLDLSNNSLASVPEGLWTSLGQPNRDMRDGFDISSNPWICDQNLSDLYRWLQAQKDKMFSQNDTRCAGPEAMKGQTLLAVAESQ; encoded by the exons ATGGCCTCTTGGAGCCGACAGCGACCCGAAAG AACCCTGTTCCTGCTGCTGCTATTGGCGGCCTCAGCCTGTGGGGTCACCCTGAGCCCCAAAGACTGCCAGGTGTTCCGCTCAGACCATGGCAGCTCCATCTCCTGCCAACCACCTGCCAAAATCCCCAGCTACCTGCCAGCCGACACTGTGCACCTGGCCgtggagttcttcaatctgaccCTCCTGCCAGCCACCCTCCTCCAGGGCGCTTCTAAGCTCCAAGAATTGCACCTCTCCAGCAACAGGCTGGAAAGCCTCTCACCCGAGTTCCTGCGGCCAGTGCCGCAGCTGAGGGTGCTGGATCTAACTCGAAACTCCCTGACCGGGCTGCCCCCAGGCCTCTTCCAGGCCTCAGCCACCCTGGACACCCTGGTGTTGAAAGAAAACCAGCTGGAGGTCCTGGAGGCCTCGTGGCTGCACGGTCTGAAAGCCCTGAGGCATCTGGACCTGTCTGGGAACTGCCTCCGGAAACTGCCCCCTGGGCTGCTGGCCAACTTCACCCTCCTGCGCACCCTTGACCTTGCGGAGAACCAGTTGGAGACCTTGCCCCCTCACCTTCTGCAGGGTCCGCTGCAGTTAGAACGGCTACATCTAGAAGGCAACAAATTGCAAGAACTGGGAAAGGATCTCCTCGTGCCGCAGCCAGACCTGCGCTACCTTTTCCTGAACGGCAACAAGCTGGCCAGGGTGGCAGCCGGTGCCTTCCAGGGCCTGCGGCAGCTGGACATGCTGGACCTCTCCAATAACTCGCTGGCCAGTGTGCCCGAGGGGCTCTGGACATCCCTAGGGCAGCCAAACCGGGACATGCGGGATGGCTTTGACATCTCCAGCAACCCCTGGATCTGTGACCAGAACCTGAGCGACCTCTATCGTTGGCTTCAGGCCCAAAAAGACAAGATGTTTTCCCAGAATGACACGCGCTGTGCTGGGCCTGAAGCCATGAAGGGCCAGACGCTCCTGGCAGTGGCCGAGTCCCAGTGA
- the PLIN5 gene encoding perilipin-5 — translation MSEEEAAHIPRPSGSDSQTQQNVVQRVVALPLVRATCTAVCDAYSAAKDRHPLLGSACRLAENCVCGLTTRALDHAQPLLEHLQPQLASVNSFACRGLDKLEEKLPFLQQPSETVVTSAKDAVASSVTGVVDLARRGRRWSVELKRSVSHAMDVVLEKSEELVDHFLPMTEEELAALAAEAEGPEVGSVEDQRRQQGYFVRLGSLSARIRHLAYEHSLGKLRQSKHRAQDTLAQLQETLELIDHMQCGVTPTTPACPGKVHELWGEWGQCNPKTRRRSQAELETLVLSRSLTQELQGTVEALESSVRGLPPSAQEKVAEVRRSVDALQTAFADARCFGDVPAAVLAEGRGSVARAHACVDELLELVVQAVPLPWLVGPFAPILVERPEPLPDLADQVDEVIGGPDPRWAHLDWPAQQRAWEAQHRDGNGDGDGMGVAGDICEQEPETPSCSVKHTLMPELDF, via the exons ATGTCCGAAGAGGAGGCGGCTCACATCCCCAGACCCAGCGGCTCAGATTCCCAGACCCAGCAG AATGTGGTGCAGCGTGTGGTGGCTCTGCCCCTGGTCAGGGCCACGTGCACCGCGGTCTGCGATGCTTACAGCGCAGCCAAGGACAGGCACCCGCTGCTGGGCTCTGCCTGCCGCCTGGCTGAGAACTGCGTGTGCGGCCTGACCACCCGTGCCCTGGACCACGCCCAGCCGCTGCTCGAGCACCTGCAGCCCCAGC tGGCCTCCGTGAACAGTTTCGCCTGCAGGGGCCTGGACAAGCTGGAGGAGAAGCTTCCGTTTCTGCAGCAACCTTCGGAGACG GTGGTGACCTCGGCCAAGGACGCGGTGGCCAGCAGTGTCACGGGTGTGGTGGACCTGGCCCGGCGTGGCCGGCGCTGGAGCGTGGAGCTGAAGCGCTCTGTGAGCCATGCCATGGACGTTGTGCTGGAAAAATCAGAGGAGCTGGTGGATCACTTCCTGCCCATGACGGAGGAAGAGCTCG CGGCACTGGCGGCTGAGGCCGAGGGCCCGGAAGTGGGTTCGGTGGAGGATCAGAGGAGACAGCAGGGCTACTTTGTGCGCCTCGGCTCCCTGTCGGCGCGGATTCGCCACCTGGCCTACGAGCACtctctggggaaactgaggcagagcaaACACCGTGCCCAGGACACCCTGGCCCAGCTGCAGGAGACGCTGGAGCTG ATAGACCACATGCAGTGTGGGGTGACCCCCACCACCCCGGCCTGCCCCGGGAAGGTGCACGAACTATGGGGGGAATGGGGCCAGTGCAATCCGAAGACCCGCCGCCGGAGCCAG GCAGAGCTGGAGACGCTGGTGCTGTCCCGCAGCCTGACGCAGGAGCTGCAGGGCACGGTAGAGGCCCTGGAGTCCAGTGTGCGGGGCCTGCCCCCCAGCGCCCAGGAGAAGGTGGCTGAGGTGCGGCGCAGCGTGGACGCCCTGCAGACTGCCTTCGCTGATGCCCGCTGCTTCGGGGATGTGCCAGCAGCCGTGCTGGCCGAGGGCCGGGGTAGCGTGGCCCGTGCACACGCCTGCGTGGATGAGCTGCTGGAGCTGGTGGTGCAGGCCGTGCCGCTGCCCTGGCTGGTGGGACCCTTTGCACCCATCCTTGTGGAGCGACCCGAGCCCCTGCCTGACCTGGCGGACCAGGTGGATGAGGTCATCGGGGGCCCTGACCCCCGCTGGGCGCACCTGGACTGGCCGGCCCAGCAGAGAGCCTGGGAGGCCCAGCACAGGGATGGGAATGGTGATGGGGATGGGATGGGTGTCGCCGGGGACATCTGTGAGCAGGAACCCGAAACCCCCAGCTGCTCGGTCAAGCACACCCTGATGCCCGAGCTGGACTTCTGA